A stretch of Lactuca sativa cultivar Salinas chromosome 6, Lsat_Salinas_v11, whole genome shotgun sequence DNA encodes these proteins:
- the LOC111879528 gene encoding dirigent protein 18 yields the protein MSKQSLSLVFMIIGILSVSAVDPAPAAAAAGGGGGGGEHVFELYMHDILGGSNPTARPVTGLLGNIYSGQVPFARRIGFRAPQGGVAIPNANGAIPTVNGNGIPLGTGLVGTQFAGNLNQNNVQNQIAAQLGPDGLGLGFGTITVIDDVLTIDPKLGSQSLGKAQGVYVASSADGSRQMMTFTAMMEGGEYGDSINFFGVYHIGSAMSRLSVTGGTGKFLHACGFAEVRSLIPAGQIVADGVESLMRLTVHLSY from the coding sequence ATGTCGAAGCAATCTTTATCTTTGGTCTTCATGATCATAGGAATCTTGAGCGTGTCAGCAGTGGATCCAGCACCGGCGGCAGCAGCAgcaggaggaggaggtggaggaggagaACATGTTTTCGAGCTCTACATGCATGATATTCTTGGTGGCAGCAACCCCACAGCAAGACCAGTAACAGGTCTACTAGGTAACATATACAGTGGTCAAGTCCCCTTCGCTAGACGCATAGGTTTCCGGGCACCACAAGGCGGAGTAGCGATTCCTAACGCCAATGGTGCCATTCCCACCGTGAACGGCAACGGGATCCCACTCGGAACTGGCTTGGTTGGCACCCAATTCGCCGGAAACCTGAACCAAAACAATGTTCAAAACCAGATCGCTGCCCAATTGGGACCAGATGGGCTAGGGCTAGGGTTCGGGACCATAACAGTGATCGACGATGTTCTGACCATCGACCCAAAATTGGGATCGCAGTCGTTAGGGAAAGCACAAGGAGTTTACGTTGCAAGCTCGGCGGATGGAAGTAGACAGATGATGACATTCACGGCGATGATGGAAGGAGGTGAGTATGGAGATAGTATCAATTTCTTTGGAGTTTACCATATCGGAAGTGCGATGTCTCGGTTGTCGGTGACCGGTGGCACAGGGAAGTTCTTGCATGCTTGTGGGTTTGCTGAGGTTCGATCGCTCATACCAGCTGGTCAGATTGTTGCAGATGGCGTGGAGTCGTTGATGAGGTTGACTGTTCATCTTTCTTACTGA